The following are from one region of the Coffea eugenioides isolate CCC68of chromosome 2, Ceug_1.0, whole genome shotgun sequence genome:
- the LOC113762521 gene encoding glutaredoxin-C9-like — MQPATPYTTWPPTTATSAGGYTSLESQLSDSSKSAENDGMTSSTSQVTRLVSENAVIAFGRRGCCMCHVVKQLLLGLGVNPTIFFVDEEDEGAIIDELSKIAGVLEGDGNGKVQFPAVFVGGKLFGGLERVVATHITGELVPMLREARALWL; from the coding sequence ATGCAGCCAGCAACACCATATACAACCTGGCCTCCGACCACCGCAACCTCCGCCGGCGGCTACACCAGCCTCGAGTCACAGCTAAGTGACAGTAGCAAAAGTGCGGAAAATGATGGCATGACAAGTAGTACCAGTCAGGTTACGAGACTGGTATCAGAAAATGCAGTGATTGCGTTTGGGAGACGGGGGTGTTGCATGTGCCATGTTGTCAAGCAACTGTTGCTGGGCCTTGGCGTTAATCCCACCATTTTTTTCGTTGACGAGGAAGATGAAGGGGCGATAATCGATGAGCTATCGAAAATCGCAGGCGTTTTGGAAGGGGATGGCAATGGGAAGGTGCAATTTCCGGCTGTTTTTGTGGGCGGAAAGTTGTTTGGTGGGTTAGAAAGAGTGGTGGCTACACATATCACCGGTGAATTGGTGCCTATGTTGAGAGAAGCTCGAGCTCTGTGGCTTTGA